CAAGGAACTTTACTTTTGGAATGATGTATAAGACTACAAGCAAATTCCAGAACAAAACACAAATGGGGTCCTATCAGCCAGGATTATAATATGCTAAATAAAGAGAGTATCAAATAGAAAAGAAGAGATGGCTACATGGTGACAACCCCAAAATTATGACAGGTTCTTGAATCAGGCGGATAGCAAAGGGTTCCACCGGTCATCATGTCAGAGATGGGATGGACATGCTGGGATATCACCAAGAATGGGCAGAGGCTTGACCTCCCCCAATGGTCCACAGATGTTGAAGCCAAAAGGTGGCATGAATGAATTATGACAAACCCCTCACCCTTGCGTATTCACCCCTCGATCGTATCTCTGGAGAGAGAAGTTGCAGGACAagctatatcataacacgacagTTCTAAGAGTGATTAAGCAACTCCAATCAGCCTGcagcaaaaaaaatcaaaaacccttCAAAACACAATCACAAAGAACATAAGACACAGCTGGACAAGCGAACACACACAAGCTGAAAAACAACCGCAAATGAACACAGTAACAAATAAATACAGGTATGCCAATACTAACCAAATGGGTTGTCAAGAAGAGTAAAATACTCAAATAAGCCAAAACCAAGATAAATTCAGTTCATAATTTAAAGTGCAAAATTAGTAATTTTAGAAGAATGAGAGAAAATGAGAACCTGTCAATGTGCAGAGAGGCCTGCCAGCAtgggtggtggtggcggcaattATCAGCAACGAAAATTGCTCTGGCGACCGGGATAAGAAATGGATGTGAGAGAGGTGAGACCTTCAGTACTGGCTAAGAATGATCTTACTCCCCTGTCGTTGATATCTTCTAATTCCAATGACTCGAGAGAAGGAAACGAGTTTGGTGTGGTTTTCAGTCTTTGACACTTCTTGATACTCAAACTTTTCAGCAAAGGGAAGGAGTAATAAGGTGGTGGAGGAGAAGGAACCCATTCAACTAAACTTTCCATCCCATCAACACTCAACTCATTTAAAGAAGGGAACAGAAATATTTTACCATATTCGGTAGTACtaacactgctgctgctgctttctcctTCTTCATGATAGTAAAATTCTTTACCCAAAATCTTGACAGAATTCATTCCTTTTATATGAATAACTCTTAGACATGGAAGCAAACCCAACCCTGCAAGTTTATCACAACGGTCGCACTGAAATAAACATAACTCCACCAAATTCGGTAGGCAATAAGATAAACCCATCCAATACGGAAGCTTTGAACCCTGGAATCTCTGTATCTTCAGTTCCTTCAAATTAGAGTGAGGCTGGAGACCTTCCAACAccatactatcctcatcatttgAACGACAGGAACTCCAGTGTAGATGCAATACGCGAATGCACTGCTTTCCCTTCAGACATGCCCTTTCTGCGTCTGTCTGACCTCTCACATTCTCCAGATTTCTTATCGTTAACACCTCAAGGGTGTTTAAGCCTGCCAACTCTTCAATGCCACTTCCACTGCTGCAATTTGTATCCTCACTTCCGCAGATCTCATTTTCTTTATTGACAATGTAATCCTCCAATCTTTCAAGGCAAGTGAGCCTTTCTATACCTCTAGGCATTGCATCACTATAACTGTTATGGGTGAAGATTCTCAATTTCGGCcaattcttaatttcttttggAAGTTCACACCCATATCCTAGTTTCACTATCTCCAAATTGCACGGAATGTTAATGCATGATTTAGGCAATTCTTTGATCTTAGTACCATTCAAATCAAGAAACCTTAATTGTGTCAATGCTCCTAGCTCTCTGGGTAAGGCATTTAAATTCCTACAAGCATAAATCTTCAACGTCCTTAAACTGCTGATGCAAGTGATGGAATCTGGTAACTCTGAGATTGATGTACCTGAAAGATCAATACAACTAAGATGCTCTAACAACCCAATATCTTGGGGTATAAATTTGATATCTGAATATGAGACATCAACATGCCTCAAACTCTTTAAAGTTCCAATTTTACTGAGAAGCCAGCTTGGAACGTTTTTACATTCTCGCAATACAAGTGTTTGCAAATTGTAAGAATAGTTCAAAGATAACCCACGAGATAAATCGAGATATGAGAGGTCAAGGTACCTCAGATACTTCAGCTTGGAAGAGGCAAAACATAGCTTGCAAGACTTGAGGCCACAAGAGAGTGAACATCCACGCCAGCCACTATGCAAGCCAGGACACAGACATAATATTCGTAAACGCTTAGAACGAAAGAAAGAATTAATATGCGGAAACGTGTATGGTTCAACAGCAATAATAGTTCGTAACTTCAACACATTTGATAACCCTTTAGGAGCTTCTAAACTTCTTCCTCCATTAAATAGCATCTGTAAGCGACGAACTTGCGAAACTTCTGCATTTCTATCGCCCACCTTTACAGTTCCCAATTCATTATTATCTAGAAGACTCATTGCAAGATCACGCACATAATCATGCATCTTACATGTTGCAATGTAACCAGATTCTGCATCCTTTTTCCCATCTTGAAAGAAAGAACTCCACATCAAATGCTCAAAATATTCATTTCCTATATCTTCAAAAGATATATTCTCTCCACCACCAGATGGAAAAAGGAACCCCTCAGCCATCCATAATTGAATTAATGTTTCTCTATGTATTACACAGTCTTTGGGAAATATACAGCAATACAAAAAACATTGTTTCAAAGGAGAAGGCAAATTATCATAGCTCAACTTTAATATGAACATGATCCTTTCATGTGCTGGTGTAGTCCTGACATGGTCTGCGATTGATAACCAGTAACTTTGTTCTCTTTTCGAAAACATTAAACTGCCTAACAAGTTTGCTGCAAGTGGTAAACCACCACATGATTTCGCTAAGGCCTTGCCAATATTTATCATTTCTGGAGTCAGCGCTGCTCCACCTTGGAACGATAGTTTCTTCTCGATAATGGACCAACAAAGATCATCTGATAATGCGTTTAAATTGTAAAACGCACCTCCAACAGAAAAACCGACATTTTTGCTGCGTGCTGTGATTAATATTTTGCTGCCCGAACCGCCACAGTTAAGGAACGATTTGAATGCCCCCCAATCTCCACGATTCTCATTCCTCAAATTGTCGAGTACGAGCAAATACTTCCTACCAATCAATAGTTCCTTGACTTGTCTAGTCAGCATGCCAATATTTGATGTATTCTCACAATTCCTCCCTGTAATGGACTCGATGATATCTTTTAAAATCTTAAAGATATCAAAAGTATCAGAGACACAGACCCAAGCTCTACGCTCAAAGTTTCTCACTATGTAGTCATCTTGGTAGACCATTTGAGCTACTGTAGTTTTACCCAGCCCTCCGATACCCACTATGGATAGAGTGGAAATGATTTCTGgttgtaatgatgatgatgaagatacaGATGCCGACGGCTTGTCGATGAATAAGTTTATTATGTCTGATTTTGCACCCTCCCTCCCTAGAAGTAATGAATCGTCTACATACCATGAGGTTAACCGGTTACGTTTTCTTATAAGATCCATATTTTGATTTTCTTGTGACGTACCAGTATTTCGCAACATATACCTTTTActgtttttgaaaatttcatccAACCTTTGATTAATGGCTCGGATTTTACGAGCCATCTTGAATCGAAATATCCATCGAAATACAAGTGTGTTGGACTCGTTGGAGGATGAAACAAGAGCTTGTACCTTTTGTTTATTGGAACGCATGGTTTCGTAAATAAACTCATCCATAACATCGTCTGCATCGTAAACAACGTCTTTAAGCCTTTTCAACCAAAGTCTCACAGCAGCATCATGAACTTGTTTTTCCTCGGCATCAGTAATTAGAGCTTGAATTGACTCCAAGGTATCCTTGAGCTTTCTTAAGTCGTCTTTTGCACCCCGTGCCAGAGAAATCTGCTGAGAAATTAGAGAGATCAACGGTTTCAAGATTTCAGTTACACCGGTAACTAGGATACCTTCCATAGCCATGATAAAAGCACGTAAAGACGGAGAAAAACGATGATTTTATCCAGATCTGAAGTAGCAAAGAAAAAAGTGTATAGTTGAAACTTCAAAGTGTTTCTTCAGATACCGGGAGAGATACGAGagtataatgttttttaattataaaCTAAACACCCATCGGCCATCGCCACTTGCCCATCTACTTTTCTGTTTCCTCTGTCATTTTCTCTCAAATCAAAATGCATTATTGTACTcactccgttcttttttaataggccagtttctataaataaaagtttcaaaaaaataggtcagtttctataaataaaagtttcaaaaaaataggtcagtttcttaattgggaaagtcaaatgttactttaattttttgggaccatttttctcttaactttttttggtgacaagtgtcatgtggaccacttcactttatttcttttgctaacaagtgtcacggggaccatttcacttcacttcttttattgacaagtgtcatgaggaccactttcaatgattagttctcttaa
This is a stretch of genomic DNA from Papaver somniferum cultivar HN1 chromosome 1, ASM357369v1, whole genome shotgun sequence. It encodes these proteins:
- the LOC113324016 gene encoding putative disease resistance protein RGA1 — translated: MARKIRAINQRLDEIFKNSKRYMLRNTGTSQENQNMDLIRKRNRLTSWYVDDSLLLGREGAKSDIINLFIDKPSASVSSSSSLQPEIISTLSIVGIGGLGKTTVAQMVYQDDYIVRNFERRAWVCVSDTFDIFKILKDIIESITGRNCENTSNIGMLTRQVKELLIGRKYLLVLDNLRNENRGDWGAFKSFLNCGGSGSKILITARSKNVGFSVGGAFYNLNALSDDLCWSIIEKKLSFQGGAALTPEMINIGKALAKSCGGLPLAANLLGSLMFSKREQSYWLSIADHVRTTPAHERIMFILKLSYDNLPSPLKQCFLYCCIFPKDCVIHRETLIQLWMAEGFLFPSGGGENISFEDIGNEYFEHLMWSSFFQDGKKDAESGYIATCKMHDYVRDLAMSLLDNNELGTVKVGDRNAEVSQVRRLQMLFNGGRSLEAPKGLSNVLKLRTIIAVEPYTFPHINSFFRSKRLRILCLCPGLHSGWRGCSLSCGLKSCKLCFASSKLKYLRYLDLSYLDLSRGLSLNYSYNLQTLVLRECKNVPSWLLSKIGTLKSLRHVDVSYSDIKFIPQDIGLLEHLSCIDLSGTSISELPDSITCISSLRTLKIYACRNLNALPRELGALTQLRFLDLNGTKIKELPKSCINIPCNLEIVKLGYGCELPKEIKNWPKLRIFTHNSYSDAMPRGIERLTCLERLEDYIVNKENEICGSEDTNCSSGSGIEELAGLNTLEVLTIRNLENVRGQTDAERACLKGKQCIRVLHLHWSSCRSNDEDSMVLEGLQPHSNLKELKIQRFQGSKLPYWMGLSYCLPNLVELCLFQCDRCDKLAGLGLLPCLRVIHIKGMNSVKILGKEFYYHEEGESSSSSVSTTEYGKIFLFPSLNELSVDGMESLVEWVPSPPPPYYSFPLLKSLSIKKCQRLKTTPNSFPSLESLELEDINDRGVRSFLASTEGLTSLTSISYPGRQSNFRC